A portion of the Terriglobia bacterium genome contains these proteins:
- a CDS encoding protein kinase — translation MKPGDHLGPYEIVACIGVGGMGEVYRAHDSRLGRDVAIKVLPSGFAADAERLRRFEQEARAASALDHPSILVVHDVGAHEGAPYLVTELLEGASLRDRLAEGPWPSEKAADLAAQIASGLAAAHGKDIVHRDIKPENLFVTRGGHAKILDFGLAKRSPLAGSDGRTDSPTHDAAGDTAAGFLMGTVGYMSPEQARGEPADARSDIFSFGCVLYELLGGRPAFKKDTAVETLHAILKEDPPQLTASGKGVSPALARIVRRCLAKRPADRFASASELHRELQAFLRSPSLAPAVKEPSEWSIVVLPFENLSPDPENAFFADGLTEELIADLSKVRALRVISRTSAMLLKGSKKDVPTIGRELGVRYVLEGSVRRSGNSLRITAQLIDAADDVHLWAEKYGGTLNDVFAIQEQVSRSIVDALKLTLTADEKHRLAARMIPDVRAFDLYLQARYEAYHRMTEEALEHAVALTRQALDLTGPNPRLYSLLAEIEWICHDQGIHRDEESLRQGEAWARRALELEPHTAAAFLALGAIEARRGDMVRAVRDLTRAAELEASGEALALLAWRASEVGQMAEAKRRAAEAVAVDPLYWICRWSQAWVALLDGEFETALRSWRDVVATGDDEPIKPFFLAVFAVYAGRVDEACELFGRFGRCGLGAISGMSAVLGSLFTHDPRAANELLSDQNVRNYATQDKEMSWWLAAGFSFAGVADEALHWLGNAIALGFVNHHLFSRVDPFLAALRGNPRFEELMDRVREKQRAFEGAG, via the coding sequence CCCAGCATCCTCGTCGTTCATGACGTCGGCGCCCACGAAGGTGCGCCCTACCTGGTCACCGAGCTGCTCGAGGGCGCGTCGCTGCGGGACCGGCTCGCGGAGGGCCCGTGGCCGTCGGAGAAGGCGGCGGACCTCGCGGCGCAGATCGCTTCCGGCTTGGCGGCGGCTCACGGCAAGGACATCGTCCACCGCGACATCAAGCCGGAGAACCTCTTCGTCACCCGCGGCGGGCACGCCAAGATCCTCGACTTCGGGCTGGCGAAGCGGTCTCCGCTCGCCGGCTCCGACGGGCGGACCGATTCGCCCACCCACGACGCGGCCGGCGACACAGCGGCGGGCTTCCTGATGGGCACCGTCGGCTACATGTCGCCCGAGCAGGCGAGGGGCGAGCCGGCCGACGCCCGCAGCGACATCTTCAGCTTCGGGTGCGTGCTCTACGAGCTGCTGGGGGGCCGGCCGGCCTTCAAGAAGGACACGGCGGTCGAGACGCTGCACGCGATCCTCAAGGAGGATCCGCCCCAGCTGACGGCCTCGGGGAAGGGTGTGTCTCCCGCCCTGGCGAGAATCGTGCGGCGCTGCCTGGCGAAGCGACCAGCGGACCGCTTCGCGTCCGCCTCGGAGCTTCACCGCGAGCTGCAGGCCTTCCTTCGATCCCCATCCCTCGCGCCTGCGGTGAAGGAACCGTCGGAGTGGTCCATCGTCGTTCTCCCCTTCGAGAACCTGAGCCCGGACCCGGAGAACGCGTTCTTCGCCGACGGATTGACGGAGGAGCTGATCGCTGACCTCTCGAAAGTGCGAGCGTTGCGAGTGATCTCGCGCACGTCAGCGATGCTCTTGAAGGGGTCGAAGAAGGACGTACCGACGATCGGCCGGGAGCTCGGCGTTCGATACGTGCTTGAAGGAAGCGTGCGGCGCTCTGGGAACAGCCTCCGGATCACCGCCCAACTTATCGACGCCGCAGACGACGTCCATCTGTGGGCGGAGAAGTACGGCGGGACTCTGAATGACGTCTTCGCGATCCAGGAACAGGTCTCCCGCTCCATCGTGGACGCGTTGAAGCTGACGTTGACTGCGGACGAGAAGCACCGCCTCGCTGCGCGAATGATCCCGGACGTCAGGGCATTCGATCTCTATCTGCAGGCACGCTACGAGGCCTACCACCGCATGACGGAAGAAGCGCTCGAACACGCGGTCGCACTCACCCGACAAGCCCTCGACCTGACCGGCCCGAATCCGCGTCTCTACTCGCTGCTCGCCGAGATCGAGTGGATCTGCCACGACCAGGGAATCCATCGCGACGAAGAGAGCCTGCGTCAAGGAGAGGCCTGGGCGAGGAGAGCGCTCGAGCTCGAGCCGCACACAGCGGCGGCGTTCCTGGCGCTAGGGGCCATCGAAGCCCGGAGAGGCGACATGGTGCGTGCCGTTCGCGACCTCACCCGGGCCGCCGAATTGGAGGCGAGCGGAGAAGCTCTGGCGCTCCTCGCGTGGCGGGCGTCCGAGGTTGGTCAGATGGCCGAGGCGAAGCGGCGTGCGGCGGAGGCAGTCGCAGTCGATCCACTGTACTGGATCTGCCGCTGGAGCCAGGCGTGGGTGGCTCTGCTGGACGGAGAGTTCGAGACCGCGCTGCGAAGTTGGCGCGACGTGGTCGCCACAGGGGACGATGAGCCGATCAAGCCCTTCTTCCTGGCCGTTTTCGCTGTCTATGCGGGGCGCGTGGACGAAGCCTGCGAGCTCTTCGGCAGGTTTGGCAGATGCGGCCTCGGGGCCATCTCGGGCATGTCTGCAGTCCTCGGGTCCCTCTTCACCCACGACCCCCGAGCGGCCAACGAGCTGCTTTCGGACCAGAACGTCAGGAATTACGCGACGCAGGATAAGGAGATGTCGTGGTGGCTAGCTGCCGGGTTCAGCTTCGCCGGTGTCGCGGACGAAGCGCTGCATTGGCTGGGAAACGCGATTGCCCTCGGTTTCGTGAATCACCACCTCTTCTCGAGAGTTGATCCTTTCCTCGCGGCGCTGCGCGGCAATCCGCGCTTCGAGGAACTGATGGATCGGGTCCGCGAGAAGCAGCGGGCCTTCGAGGGCGCCGGTTGA